A region of Vibrio tubiashii ATCC 19109 DNA encodes the following proteins:
- a CDS encoding enoyl-CoA hydratase/isomerase family protein codes for MSDLVHFAELPCSDSEHKIAVATLDNAPSLNALSVDMLASLKHQLDKWHEDDSIICILLEGAGEKAFCAGGDVRTMYSVMNGAKDEQIQDFCSHFFTVEYQCDYLIHTYCKPIIAWGEGIVMGGGMGLYMGSSHKVVTPDSRLAMPEISIGLYPDVGATWFLNRLDSGVGLFLGLTGMMVTATDAVSLHLADHMALPDHKSVLLQQLQIADWDCVDDAYEVVTEMLESFEAEVNEHKPEAQILPYLNHIQSACHADSALQVVDNIQALSIGEKWLETAKANLANGSSVTAHICYRQMTQYSQLSLADCFRLELNLSVRSALLGEFREGVRARLIDKDGNPKWRYKNVAEVEDKVIDSLFTSLWSEEKHPLSQLGHY; via the coding sequence ATGAGTGATTTAGTCCATTTTGCGGAGCTGCCCTGTAGTGACAGTGAGCATAAAATCGCCGTTGCCACCTTAGACAACGCCCCCTCTTTAAATGCGCTATCAGTAGATATGTTGGCAAGTTTAAAGCACCAGTTAGACAAGTGGCATGAAGATGACTCTATTATATGTATTTTACTTGAGGGGGCTGGAGAAAAGGCATTTTGTGCAGGTGGGGATGTTCGCACCATGTATAGCGTCATGAATGGTGCCAAAGACGAACAAATACAGGATTTTTGTTCGCACTTTTTCACCGTCGAGTATCAGTGCGATTATCTTATTCATACCTACTGTAAACCGATTATTGCCTGGGGTGAGGGAATCGTAATGGGCGGTGGCATGGGGCTCTACATGGGGTCGAGCCATAAGGTAGTGACTCCAGATTCTCGCCTTGCCATGCCCGAAATTAGTATTGGCCTATATCCTGATGTGGGCGCAACCTGGTTTTTAAATCGCCTCGATAGCGGTGTTGGCTTGTTTCTCGGACTGACCGGAATGATGGTGACCGCTACGGATGCAGTCTCGCTTCACTTAGCTGACCATATGGCGTTACCTGACCACAAGTCTGTACTTCTTCAGCAGCTACAAATCGCCGATTGGGATTGCGTCGATGATGCCTATGAGGTGGTGACTGAAATGCTCGAATCGTTCGAAGCTGAGGTCAATGAGCATAAACCTGAAGCGCAGATCTTGCCTTATCTCAATCATATTCAATCCGCTTGCCATGCAGATAGTGCTTTGCAGGTGGTCGACAACATTCAAGCATTGTCGATTGGCGAAAAGTGGTTAGAGACCGCTAAGGCGAATCTAGCAAACGGTAGTTCGGTCACTGCGCATATTTGCTATCGCCAAATGACCCAGTACAGCCAGTTATCACTTGCCGACTGTTTCCGTCTTGAACTTAACCTGTCTGTTCGCAGTGCTCTACTCGGAGAGTTTAGAGAAGGCGTTCGTGCGCGATTAATCGATAAAGATGGTAATCCTAAATGGCGCTATAAAAATGTGGCTGAAGTTGAAGACAAGGTGATCGACAGTTTGTTTACTTCTCTTTGGTCAGAGGAAAAACACCCACTGTCGCAGTTAGGGCATTACTAG
- the mmsB gene encoding 3-hydroxyisobutyrate dehydrogenase encodes METIAFIGLGNMGAPMATNLVNAGFNVQVYDLVDSLTRPLAEVGAKVCGSLESAVDQADVVISMLPAGEHVKSVYLDGQGKEGLLSHIKPGTLIIDSSTIDPESARLVGQAADEKGVFFTDAPVSGGVAGAKAGTLTFIVGGSDEAFHKAEKVLQHMGKNTFHAGQTGSGQMGKICNNLMLGILMSGTCEALNLGIDNGLDPKVLSNIMLQSSGRNWALELYNPCPGVMENAPASNQYQPGFMSKLMLKDLGLGLEAASKSQSSVPMGSLARNLYAFHNLNGNEELDFSSLFEFYQSNNDK; translated from the coding sequence ATGGAAACTATCGCATTTATTGGGCTAGGCAACATGGGTGCACCTATGGCAACCAATCTAGTCAACGCAGGTTTTAATGTTCAAGTGTATGACTTAGTCGACAGTCTAACGAGGCCGCTTGCAGAGGTTGGCGCGAAAGTATGTGGTTCACTTGAGAGTGCGGTTGATCAAGCTGATGTGGTCATCAGCATGCTGCCAGCAGGAGAGCACGTTAAATCTGTGTACTTGGATGGTCAGGGTAAAGAAGGTCTACTCAGTCATATAAAGCCAGGAACGTTAATCATTGACTCATCAACCATTGACCCAGAGTCGGCGCGTTTAGTCGGGCAAGCGGCGGATGAAAAGGGTGTGTTTTTTACTGATGCGCCGGTATCCGGTGGGGTTGCGGGAGCAAAAGCAGGTACGCTGACCTTTATTGTTGGCGGAAGTGATGAGGCGTTCCACAAAGCAGAGAAAGTGCTGCAACATATGGGAAAAAATACCTTCCATGCCGGTCAAACTGGTAGCGGTCAAATGGGCAAAATCTGCAATAACTTGATGCTCGGTATTTTAATGTCAGGGACTTGTGAAGCGCTCAATTTAGGTATTGATAATGGGCTAGACCCTAAAGTGCTATCAAACATTATGCTACAAAGCTCAGGTCGAAACTGGGCATTAGAACTTTACAACCCATGTCCAGGAGTAATGGAAAATGCTCCAGCATCAAATCAGTACCAGCCGGGTTTTATGAGTAAGCTTATGCTAAAAGATCTTGGCCTAGGCTTAGAAGCTGCCTCTAAGAGCCAATCCTCCGTACCTATGGGTTCATTAGCGCGAAACTTGTATGCATTTCATAATCTAAATGGTAACGAAGAGCTCGATTTCTCTAGCTTGTTTGAGTTCTATCAATCGAACAACGATAAGTAA
- a CDS encoding SDR family oxidoreductase, translated as MELKESVIAITGAGQGLGQMMAVTLAHAGAEMALIDVNEQALRHTQEQCHMLGVKALTYRADVTNEDEVEQVFSDIVTDFGHLDGLVNNAGILRDGLLVKVKDGEISKMSLEQFNSVINVNLSGTFLCGREAALNMIKTERKGVIINISSVARAGNIGQTNYAASKAAVATLATTWAKELARFGIRAAAIAPGVIETPMAAQMKPEAIARLESMIPVGRMGETAEIANTVKFIFENDYINGRIIEVDGGIRM; from the coding sequence ATGGAGTTAAAAGAAAGCGTGATTGCTATTACTGGAGCTGGGCAAGGTTTAGGGCAAATGATGGCTGTCACGTTAGCCCACGCTGGCGCTGAAATGGCACTTATCGACGTCAACGAACAAGCTTTGAGGCACACCCAAGAACAATGTCATATGCTTGGTGTTAAGGCGTTGACTTATCGAGCCGATGTGACCAATGAAGATGAAGTAGAGCAGGTGTTCAGTGACATTGTCACTGATTTTGGTCATTTAGATGGCTTAGTCAATAATGCGGGCATTTTACGAGATGGTCTGCTAGTGAAAGTCAAAGATGGCGAAATCTCAAAGATGTCACTCGAACAGTTTAACTCCGTGATAAACGTAAACCTTAGCGGGACGTTTCTCTGTGGGCGTGAAGCTGCGTTAAATATGATTAAGACTGAGCGTAAGGGCGTAATTATCAATATCTCTAGTGTCGCTCGCGCGGGAAACATAGGCCAAACTAATTATGCAGCCTCGAAAGCGGCAGTGGCGACACTGGCAACAACATGGGCGAAAGAGTTGGCGAGATTTGGCATTAGGGCAGCAGCGATAGCACCAGGCGTGATTGAGACCCCGATGGCGGCGCAAATGAAACCGGAAGCGATCGCCCGATTAGAGTCTATGATTCCTGTTGGGCGAATGGGAGAAACAGCAGAGATTGCCAATACGGTTAAATTTATTTTCGAAAACGACTATATCAATGGCCGCATTATTGAGGTTGATGGTGGGATAAGAATGTAG